From Pelagibacterium flavum:
GGTTGCGGACCGACTGGGGCACCTTCGTCTCCCATGACAATGTGAACGCCTTTTGCCTTTCGCCCAAGCTGCGCCTTCTGATCTGGGACGTCGAGGGCCATTTCGGCAAAAAGGTCGTGATGAATTCGGGCTATCGTACGCCATGGCACAACGCCTCAGTGGGCGGCGCCGAGGCCTCCTACCACACCAAATGCATGGCGGCCGATTTCTATATTCCCGGCGTCCCGAAATCGCGCATCATCGCTTACGCGCGCAATAACGGACTGGTTGGCGGCCTGGGCTGCTACCCCGGACAGAACTTCGTTCATGTCGACGTGCGCGACCGTCCGCGGGGGTATCGCGGCCCGGTCACATTCAGCGGCTGTTGAAATTGAAATAAAATCGAATTTGGGTATTGCGCAATCGCAAAGCCCCCCCTATACACCCGCTCACTGGCCGACGCGGTGAACCGCTGACAGCCCGCCGCGCCCTTCGTCTAGCGGTCTAGGACGCCGCCCTTTCACGGCGGAAACACGGGTTCGAGTCCCGT
This genomic window contains:
- a CDS encoding YcbK family protein; its protein translation is MRLLSSLIVMVGLLGACAPMAMFASGSGSGYNGLRTDWGTFVSHDNVNAFCLSPKLRLLIWDVEGHFGKKVVMNSGYRTPWHNASVGGAEASYHTKCMAADFYIPGVPKSRIIAYARNNGLVGGLGCYPGQNFVHVDVRDRPRGYRGPVTFSGC